A region of the Mangifera indica cultivar Alphonso chromosome 10, CATAS_Mindica_2.1, whole genome shotgun sequence genome:
GGGAGATTCAGGCAGCTCGCCTTGAGGCCCATGTTGAACAGATGTTTGATGGCTTGGATGATGCTGATGGCGCAGAAGATGTACCTTTCGATGAGCTTGTTGGCATGCAGGGTCCCGTTTTCCATTTAGTTGAAAATGCATTTACTGTAAGTCAGCTATTTCCCCTTCAATTAGCCATTATTAATGCTTGGTAACACTGTGTTGTCATTAACTTTCCTGATTGATCTTATCTTGGTGGTTTTCCTTAAGTCCTCACATCCTTTTGTCTTTAGGAGAATATTATGAAATTAGTCTTATTTCTCTCTGTTTGAATGAATTGCTACTATTTCTTTTactatttgatatatgtttaagTTCATGTTGGTATGATGAGAGATGGATGATACATAATCTATTTGTAGTAGTATCATGAAATGTGACCTTGGGATGAGAGTTTCAGATTCCATCGAAAGAAAGCTTAGGATAAATTTCTCCTTTAATCATTTAGTGAAGGTGAACTTTCTCTTCTTATGAGCCGGCCCCATAATATGATTCAACTTTTGATTCTGTTACTTTTCCTTTGACTGGGATTATTAGCCTCTTTACTGGTTTGTCAAATCTTGCAATTTCTATTTATCCAAAGAAATTTATTTAGTACTTTTGTCATTGGACTTCTTCACATAACATGCTATGAGCAtcttttttaactattttttattgtcttttcaATCAAAAGAAGTGAATTCTTTATTTAGGCTCCTTTTTCCTTACTCGATGGACAGTTTTTCTTATAATGATGAGTGATTTTACTCCTTTTGCAGGTTTTGGCTAGCAATATGATATTTCTTGGTGTTGTGATCTTTGTGCCCTTCTCTCTAGGTCGAATAATTCTATATTATATGTCATGGCTTTTCTCCTCCGCTAGTGGTCCAGTGTTGTCAACAGTCATGCCACTTACCGAGACAGCCTTTTCTTTAGCAAATATTACGTTGAAGAATGTGTTAAGTGCTGAAACAAATCTTACATCTGAAGGTCAAGAAAACAGTATGCTTGTTGGAGAAATGTTAAAAGTAAATGCTAGTGGACTAAATGAAGCAGCTAACAGTACAAGTGCATCACTTTCTGCAGATCTTTTAGGAGGGGCTACTATTGGAACATCACGACTTTCTGATGTTACTACACTGGCCATTGGATACATGTTCATATTCTCTCTTGTCTTCTTCTACTTGGGTATTGTTGGCTTGATTCGGTATACCAAGGGCGAGCCTTTGACTATGGGAAGGTATTATGGTATTGCTTCTATAGCAGAAACAATTCCATCGCTCTTCAGGCAGTTCCTGGCTGCAATGAGGCATTTGATGACCATGATTAAGGTTGCTTTCCTTCTGGTCATTGAACTTGGGGTGTTTCCTTTATTGTGTGGATGGTGGTTAGATGTCTGTACCATAAGGATGTTTGGAAAGACAATGTCTCAAAGAGTTCAGTTCTTTTCAGTCTCTCCTTTGGCAAGCTCGTTGGTTCATTGGGTTGTTGGGATTGTGTACATGTTACAAATAAGTATCTTTGTTAGCCTTCTTCGAGTGGTAACGTTCCGTGCCATCCTTTTATGGTTCTGAAACAAGTGCAATTTTATTACCCTGATGATCATTGCTTGTTTTCTGCAGGTTTTGCGTAATGGAGTTCTGTATTTTCTCCGAGATCCAACTGATCCCCACTACAATCCATTTCGTGATTTGATTGATGATCCTGTACACAAGCATGCGCGCAGAGTTCTGTTGTCTGTTGCAGTTTATGGGAGTTTGATTGTGATGCTGGTTTTTTTGCCAGTCAAACTTGCTATGAGGATGGCTCCCTCCACTTTTCCTCTTGACATATCGTAAGACAACACTTTCTGTTTTAGGAATCTGCTGTGTCTTACTGTTTTCTTTTCATGTTGATAAGCTAAGTTTATTTGCTAATTATTTAGTTGTTTGTTACAGGGTATCTGACCCATTTACTGAAATACCAGCTGATATGCTTCTCTTTCAAATCTGCATTCCATTCGCAATTGAGCATTTTAAATTGCGGACAACAATCAAGTCTCTTCTTCTCTATTGGTTTACAGCAGTTGGCTGGGCACTTGGTCTGACTAAGTTTCTGCTGCCCAGACCCGGTGAGGGTGGTGGCCAGGAAAATGGAAATGTTGAGCCAAGGCCTGATAGACTGCAGGTGATACCATTAGGGCATGAACGAGCTGCTCTGGCTCAATTTCCAGCAGTCGATGATGCAAATAGAGGTAATCTAGGATCTGGAAACTCTAATGTATCAGAGGATTATGATGCTGATGATCAAACTGACTCAGAGTAAGTTACAGGACACTTACATATGTAATGGATTTAGTaattaatctttatatttttaattttttgggtaTAATTGCATGTGCAATGGTATTTTGCACTGGTTCTTAGATAATATTTTCTGTATTTTAGCAGGTGCAGCTTTGTTTTTCGTATTGTCCTCTTGCTGGTGATAGCATGGATGACTCTGCTTGTTATTAACTCTGCCTTGATAGTGGTGCCAATTTCACTTGGACGTGCACTTTTTAATGCAATTCCTCTTCTTCCAATTACTCATGGCATCAAGTGCAATGGTAAAATTGctgattagttttattttttgttactaGGCCTATACATCCTTGTTGGGATGCTACTAATATTCCTTTGGATCCCTTTTTGCAGATTTATATGCTTTCATCATTGGAAGCTATGTCATTTGGACTGCCATAGCTGGAGCTAGATATTCCATTGAGCATGTTAGAACAAAGAGGGCAGCAGTTTTGTTTGCCCAAATTTGGAAGTGGTGTGGGATTGTCATTAAGAGTTCTGCATTATTGTCAATATGGGTAAGGGTTATTATGGTTATCATTTCTTTTACTTGTCAAGTTTCCTTTTTGTGCAGTTTTGTTTATCATATGACTGGTGTTCTAAGCCTCCAATCCCTTTACTGGTTTCATGTTCCAGATTTTTGTCATTCCAGTATTAATTGGGTTGCTGTTTGAGCTCCTGGTGATTGTGCCAATGAGGGTGCCCGTGGATGAAAGCCCTGTTTTCCTCCTGTATCAGGATTGGGCGTTGGGCCTCATTTTTCTGAAGATATGGACCCGATTGGtgagtaattttattaaatttctattGACTAACATCCTGTTGTGGCGCACAACTGATTTTTGGACTGTAAAAAgtgagaataaaataatttagctGAGGATCAGGCGATATTTTTGTTCTTCTCAATGTGAAATTTATTGATTTCTTTTGAGTGACCTGGAAgtgattgtgtatataaattgatcTTTGGGTTAATGATCTGGACTACATGTAGCATATCTGCATATGTAACTGGCTGGGAACGatgtttaaacttttaaaaatttttttgttcttgttttctTGGATGATGTCAGTTCCtctgttttgtgtttttttaatctttcctGTCAACTAATAATTTGAGTTTCTTTTAACAATTTAGAAGGCTATTGCAGCTAAGGCTCAGTTGTTTGACGATTTGAGTGaatgttttcaaatttatacattttattcttctttcattaaaagatttattgtttgaTTGAAGAAATAATGGGTCCCAGGACTAAAATTTTCCCCGCTGTAACAGGTTATGTTGGATCACATGATGCCCCTTGTGGATGAAAGCTGGCggataaaatttgaaagggtGAGAGAAGATGGTTTCTCGAGGCTGCAAGGTCTTTGGGTGCTTAAAGAGATTGTTTTCCCAATCATTATGAAATTGTTGACGGCCCTGTGCGTCCCATATGTGTTAGCCAGAGGGGTGTTTCCTGTTCTGGGGTATCCATTAGTAGTAAATTCGGCTGTCTATCGTTTTGCATGGCTGGGATGCCTATGTTTCAGTGCACTGTGGTTTTGCACGAAGAGATTCCATGTGTGGTTCACTAACCTTCATAACAGTATTCGTGATGATCGATATCTCGTTGGACGTAGGCTTCATAACTATGGGGAAGATTTGCAAGAGAAGCAAAATGAGGCAGGTATGTCCTTTGACACACGAAGTCCAAACATGCAGGGCTCAGGTTTGATCCAATATGACAGAGAAGCTGATGTCGGGTTGAGGTTCAGACGGGGTAATTGAATCAATTCTTAACTTCAGAACCATGTTTGTAGTGTAAGGCGTTTATACAAGTATTGAATACTTGTTCAAACGTTTATGTAATGTTAGCTTTTTACCTTGTTGAGGGCTCGAAAGGGCTctcatatgtatttttttttctttttgttatctTTGTTTTTGTGCATATGATAGTACCCATGTTAACTTACCAGGTAAAAACTGTGAAATTTCAATGCATTGCTTTGATATTCTAAACTCTTACGTATTGAAGTGTGGAAAGGTTTGTCCACTATTTCTAAATtaaggtttgatttgaataaatccGAATCCAAGTTTGTCTCGggttatataaaattaaacttgagcttgatGGATCCCCTTTTAAGAAAACCTGAGTTTGGCTTATTTCCAAAAAATTGAGTTTCAGTTCAATTCAAGTCTGAGTTTacatcaaattttaagtttgatttcgttttaatgcatatattgttttatattaaattttttaagtttacaaaCTTAACAATTTGATCATTCTTAAAgttcgaatttgagtttaaatttgaaaatatttaatttttaagttcaaatctaagtttaaatcaaatccaaccttaTTGTCAACATGCATCTATACACATAACCATGCTACATAAAACGCAGGGGTTTATGGATGATTAATTGTGGTGGTTTGTTATAGTAAGTGATTTGCAAAACAACACCTTACAaggaatttttatataatattttatccaaTCTAATAACGAAAACGAAAAAGGCAATTAAATGCAAAATCAGACATCAAACATAAACCATCAACAGTCACAACCCTCAAATCTGATCCTGAAACTCTCCAATCAGTTCAAAACAATAAGGCCAACATACGGGTACGTAGTGGTGCCTAGTCTATCAAATCGTTTGCTTTTGTAGGTCTTGACTATCTCCAAgccaaaatacataaaatgttttttcaaaACCAGCTTAGGAAACCAAGTTAATCAGTCAATGACAGCGAGGCTAGATGATCAGCTGTGTTGCCCTGAACATTCCTTAAAACCTCCATCGCCTCGGCCACCTTTGCTTTCAGAGCTTCAGGTGACTCAAGCAAGTGCAGAACCTCCGTCTGGTCCATCTCCAAGAGCATTCCCGTAACCTTAGCTGGTGCGTCGGGCTCCAGCTGTTCCACAAGTGGGTAAAGATTCTCCCCCAGCATCTATCAAATTAATGTGACAAAGAAAGTTGAAGTTATTCTGTCAATACATAAATCAACCATAGAGAAATTATATGCAGTGAACTTCTGAAGATCACTATATGATGTTAGAATGGCTGTTATTCTCAAGACTGCAACAACattaaatgtgaaaaaaaaagaaaaaatcttttgGTATGGTTATCTGAAACCGTCCCAGAACTTTTTATCTAAAAGGCAACCTAAATTCCACAAGTAATTAGGGCCACAAAGGattattcagaaaaaaaattaatcccaCCTTTTTAATTGCCGTCAGAACTTTTATAACGTCACCAAACAATTGGAGTCCTAAACTAATTTCAATCAGCTAAAAATGTTTATACTCAAAAGCATAGGCTACCAATTcaacaaataaacataattacaTGGAACTAAACACTTACTGTCCTCTGCTGCTCTGGAGAAGCATTTGCAAGGGCAGAAGCCAAAGCCCCAATCGGAACCGGCTGAGAAATTGCTGCATCGCGCAAAGGCATACCACCCATGTCATATGGAACAGATAGCATGCCCCCAACACTAGGCATGGGAACATCAGGCAGTCCACGGCCAGGTGGGTAGCGGTAAACACGTCCCCTAGGAAGAAGCATCTTCGAACAAGCCAATTTATAAAAGTATGGTTATAGATGTGATCACATATACAAGATATACAGTAATTGAGCCCCTGACAGAATATCACAAACCTGTGGCTGCATTACAGGAACATGTTGTTGGGTTTGCTGAATGGCTCCTGCCCGTCTGTTACTAGGTCGCTGACCCTGTTGCCCTGGTGGAACCACTGGAACATAGAAGTTCTGCATTGGGGCTCCACCAGGCCTCATACCAGGAACAAGTTGCTGCTGATAACCAAATCCAGGCTGAACAAATACAAATGCATAATGAGAGAGAAGTCATAAAATATTGTAGTTTATATCTAACTGCTGAAGAAATACAGAAATCAATCAATCAGCagtaaaaatactaaaaatatccAACAAAGAGGACTGCATAACAGGAAAATTTTCATGAGAGGTAGAAGCTCACCTGAGGAGGAATCATGGCAGGTGGAGCTTGACCGTAGAATAGCTGTTGCCCAAGACCAGGACCACCAGGAGGGTAAATTGGCATGCGAGGAGCAACAGAAGGTGCCATTGCAACTGGCCTCATTTGAGAAAACTGAGCCTGTATAAATAGTAGACAACAACacagaaaaatgatataacaatATGACAATCAGGCATTAAAAAGCACAAAATATGAGAGGTCTAAAAGGTTAAATATCAGAACAAAAGATAAAACTTATGTCCAACCAAATGAagggaaaaaatgttttaaaaagttcaaactACAAACATCTTTCATCAAGCTGTGCTCCTAAGAATAACCCATAACCGAAGAAACTCTTAATTCCATCACAGTGGTAACAAGGCACTAATCAATAGCAAACCAGCCTTTAATTCTACTAAAGTTGACTGAAAGCTCAAAACAAATATCAGAAGGAACATAAAATTGTCAGAGGGAACAAACCTGCAGCCTGGCTCTTCTATCTTCCTTACGCTGGGCAAGTGCAACATACAGCGGCTTGCTAACAACCATTTTTCCATTCATTTCCAGGAGCTGTCAAAGTTAAAAAGACCTATCAGCTTCTGTTAAGTTCCTAATTAATGTGCACAGACATAACAACTTACAGCTCTAGATGCCTCTTCAGGAGTGGAGTATGCAACAAATCCTGATCCTCTACTAATTCCATTAGGGTCTCGCATTACCTGTTCAACTTTACCTTGAGGCTTCAGCCATCAGATTAATACGGCCAAATTAGGTGGATAGTTTCAAATGCTACATACCTTGCATGATGTGATGGAACCAAATTGAGAGAATAACTGCTTAAGCTTATCATCATCAATGCTATCATCTAAATTTTTGATGTACAAGTTTGCACCCTGAAATTTATCTGCTACTTCCTTCATGTTCTGCTCAAATCGattttttagttcaagttcCCTTTCAGATTTCCTCTGGGCTTTTCCAACATACCATTCCTTATCATCAACTTTCTTTCCATTTAGGGTCTCGACAGCATTTGCAGCATCATCAGCATTCTCAAAATTGACAAAACCAAAGCACTTTGATTTGCCATCTGCGTCCCTCATCACCACAACACTAGTGATTGTGCCAAATTCACCAAAAGTTTTCTGCAAATCTTCTTCAGTTGTTGCTTCTGAGAGATTCTTTACATAAACATTGTTGAATTTATTCTTGTTGATTTCAGTTTCTCTCTCCTGTTTGCGGAGGAATGGCCCCACATAAACTTGCTTATCATTCAATAGCATACCATTCAGCTTCTCTATAGCTTTTTGGGCAGACTCCTCTTTTTCAAATTGTACAAAGCCATAGCCTTTTGACTGACCATTCAAATCTGTTGCCACCTTGCAAGAGAGGATGCTCCCAAATGCAGAAAATGTTTCATGTAATGCCTTGTGATCAATAGCCTTATCCAGATTCTGTCAAGTTTAAAGAATTAGGAAGTTGGTAAATTAACATTATTTGTTTCTAGAAAAATGTTAAGGAAAGgaacaaaaaaagaaataaaatgatatatgtgAAGCAATAACTACAATTTATAAAAGCTTTCGAGACAGAATGAAAATCATAAAGCACCCAGAACGATTGGCGTGCTAATTGCCAAATAAAGATGATGATGCCACCACTATGGTGGCTTATCATTTGACTTCATGATTTACTTCCAAAATTATGGGCACACACACGCTGGCACTTGCAAGACCAActtctttattataaaaaaaaatccttggGGCTCAACAAAAGCCATACAGCACAACTGCATCAAAGTTAAAATCCACAATGTTATCTGTGTCTTGCTAGTAATAATATGGTATTGCTCTTCCATTACATCAATAAATATCTGCCTCcacttctttttttaatattttgaaaggAGAGCCATTGATTTCAAAGCCATTACtctatttcccaccaaaaaaaaaaaaaaaatcaagagaaTATGAAATTGCTTGCATTTTTCCCtctccattttcttttctttcccagaacaaaattaatatgttgTTATAAGACTTGTGCAAAGTCACCcagcaaaagaaaacaaaaagagaggaCTCAGAAAACCAAAATTTCAGAACTATACATAGGGCAGCATAAAAATGCACAAAAACTTGTCACATCAATACCTTGATAAATATATTCCCTGCCCCACTTTTGCGAAGAGTTGGGTCACGATGAGAGTACATAATCCTAATGGGCTTTCCATTCACAAGAGTGAAGTTCAGCATATCCAATGCCCTTGCAGCTGTTAAGAATTTCAACAAATGTCCACACAAATATAGGACATTTAAATAGAGAAAATGTGTGAATCACTAATAGACTTGTATGTTGATAGTCAAGCTGAAGTATGGGGttaattgtgtacaaaaaatcaTAAGCTCATGAAGTTTGAGTACCCAAAACAGATACCGTAGGACATTTTATGGATTAATAACTCAAAATATCTACAATAAATTAAGcacatcattttatatatagatgGCCTTCCCAACACAGCAAAGTTTATCATTCTTCTCCATCAAAGGCCAATATGTTCTTAGATAAATCTAGAAGTTTGAGTACCCAAAAAGTTTTGTCCCGACCAAGTTTAAAGGTTGTGGAAGAAATTccaatttaaaattcaatgaacACAAAAGGTCAAAAACTGactatcaaaaaaattaaaaagaaaaaaggcaaCAAAGCTTAATAAGGGAGGAGATAAAAATTCAGCAGAAAGAAACCAACTCTTTTGTAGAGGAATGGAAGTAAGAGCTAATTTCTCTCTAAACCCCATCTTCCTTTtatgaaaaaggaaacaaaattcaAGGGATTGTAGATgcatttttgtatttaaaatctaaaaaatttcaaaaagaaaaaagtagaGAACTGATTACTGAGAATTTACTCTGAAATGGCTATTACACTGCAACAACCCAAAACTAATGCATCTGTTTCCTACACCAACAAAGAAAGTATTATATCCTATAAAAATAGGTTCTGAAAACTGTACAGGAAGTAATACCCTGATAATCGAATTACATATGTACTtcctataaattaataaataaagggtAATTTGCTAACTTAAGCTTTTCAGGAAAGAGGTATAAAGATGTATACATACCTCTCAATAATGGAAGCATTAAAGAAATGCCCCTGTTCCGTATATTTTCTACTAAACTTAAAACAACACTTGCAAGCAGCACATCgcttttcctttctcttcttatatttcttttttcctaaGCAAACTTCCACTTCAATTCTCATCAAACTCCATAACCATTTTCTATCACTATTCGTAAACTAATAAAGCTCTACTTAAACAAGTCGAATGCATACAAAATTCTAATCATAAA
Encoded here:
- the LOC123227485 gene encoding probable E3 ubiquitin ligase SUD1 isoform X2 — translated: MDGSTALSGGGDSLSSSAESPEPSTSAASSVSIKRETVEEGEKSVSRYVDEEEEEEGDVCRICRNPGDAENPLRYPCACSGSIKFVHQDCLLQWLNHSNARQCEVCKHAFSFSPVYAENAPARLPFQEFVVGMAMKTCHVVQFFLRLSFVLSVWLLIIPFITFWIWRLAFVRSLGEAQRLFLSHISTTVILTDCLHGFLLSASIVFIFLGATSLRDYFRHLREIGGQDAEREDDGDRNGARAARRPPGQANRNFAGEGNGEDGGGVQGVAGAGQIIRRNAENVAARWEIQAARLEAHVEQMFDGLDDADGAEDVPFDELVGMQGPVFHLVENAFTVLASNMIFLGVVIFVPFSLGRIILYYMSWLFSSASGPVLSTVMPLTETAFSLANITLKNVLSAETNLTSEGQENSMLVGEMLKVNASGLNEAANSTSASLSADLLGGATIGTSRLSDVTTLAIGYMFIFSLVFFYLGIVGLIRYTKGEPLTMGRYYGIASIAETIPSLFRQFLAAMRHLMTMIKVAFLLVIELGVFPLLCGWWLDVCTIRMFGKTMSQRVQFFSVSPLASSLVHWVVGIVYMLQISIFVSLLRVVLRNGVLYFLRDPTDPHYNPFRDLIDDPVHKHARRVLLSVAVYGSLIVMLVFLPVKLAMRMAPSTFPLDISVSDPFTEIPADMLLFQICIPFAIEHFKLRTTIKSLLLYWFTAVGWALGLTKFLLPRPGEGGGQENGNVEPRPDRLQVIPLGHERAALAQFPAVDDANRGNLGSGNSNVSEDYDADDQTDSECSFVFRIVLLLVIAWMTLLVINSALIVVPISLGRALFNAIPLLPITHGIKCNDLYAFIIGSYVIWTAIAGARYSIEHVRTKRAAVLFAQIWKWCGIVIKSSALLSIWIFVIPVLIGLLFELLVIVPMRVPVDESPVFLLYQDWALGLIFLKIWTRLVMLDHMMPLVDESWRIKFERVREDGFSRLQGLWVLKEIVFPIIMKLLTALCVPYVLARGVFPVLGYPLVVNSAVYRFAWLGCLCFSALWFCTKRFHVWFTNLHNSIRDDRYLVGRRLHNYGEDLQEKQNEAGMSFDTRSPNMQGSGLIQYDREADVGLRFRRGN
- the LOC123227485 gene encoding probable E3 ubiquitin ligase SUD1 isoform X1 yields the protein MDGSTALSGGGDSLSSSAESPEPSTSAASSVSIKRETVEEGEKSVSRYVDEEEEEEGDVCRICRNPGDAENPLRYPCACSGSIKFVHQDCLLQWLNHSNARQCEVCKHAFSFSPVYAENAPARLPFQEFVVGMAMKTCHVVQFFLRLSFVLSVWLLIIPFITFWIWRLAFVRSLGEAQRLFLSHISTTVILTDCLHGFLLSASIVFIFLGATSLRDYFRHLREIGGQDAEREDDGDRNGARAARRPPGQANRNFAGEGNGEDGGGVQGVAGAGQIIRRNAENVAARWEIQAARLEAHVEQMFDGLDDADGAEDVPFDELVGMQGPVFHLVENAFTVLASNMIFLGVVIFVPFSLGRIILYYMSWLFSSASGPVLSTVMPLTETAFSLANITLKNVLSAETNLTSEGQENSMLVGEMLKVNASGLNEAANSTSASLSADLLGGATIGTSRLSDVTTLAIGYMFIFSLVFFYLGIVGLIRYTKGEPLTMGRYYGIASIAETIPSLFRQFLAAMRHLMTMIKVAFLLVIELGVFPLLCGWWLDVCTIRMFGKTMSQRVQFFSVSPLASSLVHWVVGIVYMLQISIFVSLLRVVLRNGVLYFLRDPTDPHYNPFRDLIDDPVHKHARRVLLSVAVYGSLIVMLVFLPVKLAMRMAPSTFPLDISVSDPFTEIPADMLLFQICIPFAIEHFKLRTTIKSLLLYWFTAVGWALGLTKFLLPRPGEGGGQENGNVEPRPDRLQVIPLGHERAALAQFPAVDDANRGNLGSGNSNVSEDYDADDQTDSDRCSFVFRIVLLLVIAWMTLLVINSALIVVPISLGRALFNAIPLLPITHGIKCNDLYAFIIGSYVIWTAIAGARYSIEHVRTKRAAVLFAQIWKWCGIVIKSSALLSIWIFVIPVLIGLLFELLVIVPMRVPVDESPVFLLYQDWALGLIFLKIWTRLVMLDHMMPLVDESWRIKFERVREDGFSRLQGLWVLKEIVFPIIMKLLTALCVPYVLARGVFPVLGYPLVVNSAVYRFAWLGCLCFSALWFCTKRFHVWFTNLHNSIRDDRYLVGRRLHNYGEDLQEKQNEAGMSFDTRSPNMQGSGLIQYDREADVGLRFRRGN
- the LOC123227389 gene encoding polyadenylate-binding protein 2-like, with amino-acid sequence MAQVQAQPAVQGQNVNGGANQFVTTSLYVGDLEVNVTDAQLYDLFIQIGQVVSVRVCRDLSTRRSLGYGYVNYSNPQDAARALDMLNFTLVNGKPIRIMYSHRDPTLRKSGAGNIFIKNLDKAIDHKALHETFSAFGSILSCKVATDLNGQSKGYGFVQFEKEESAQKAIEKLNGMLLNDKQVYVGPFLRKQERETEINKNKFNNVYVKNLSEATTEEDLQKTFGEFGTITSVVVMRDADGKSKCFGFVNFENADDAANAVETLNGKKVDDKEWYVGKAQRKSERELELKNRFEQNMKEVADKFQGANLYIKNLDDSIDDDKLKQLFSQFGSITSCKVMRDPNGISRGSGFVAYSTPEEASRALLEMNGKMVVSKPLYVALAQRKEDRRARLQAQFSQMRPVAMAPSVAPRMPIYPPGGPGLGQQLFYGQAPPAMIPPQPGFGYQQQLVPGMRPGGAPMQNFYVPVVPPGQQGQRPSNRRAGAIQQTQQHVPVMQPQMLLPRGRVYRYPPGRGLPDVPMPSVGGMLSVPYDMGGMPLRDAAISQPVPIGALASALANASPEQQRTMLGENLYPLVEQLEPDAPAKVTGMLLEMDQTEVLHLLESPEALKAKVAEAMEVLRNVQGNTADHLASLSLTD